From a region of the Nitrospira sp. genome:
- a CDS encoding efflux RND transporter permease subunit yields MKDFNLSEWVLTHRAFTSFVMVLVLLGGIFAYFQLRQREDPEFTFRVMVVKTIYPGATALEVEQQVTDRLEKKIQELPNLDYVRSYSKPGESVIFITPREDTPPKDIPDLWYQVRKKVGDIRMTLPPGIVGPFFNDEFGDTYSLVYAFSGEGYSYAELKQIVDSTRQQLLRVKDVEKVELIGVQDEKIFVEFSDKQLAELGLDASVVAVALQAQNGMAPAGTVISPQHNIHLRLTGSFDSVESMANLPVRIEGRTLRVGDFATVTRGYIDPSEFKMRFNGKEVIGLGVTMNKNGDVLELGKALEVTMSRIEEGLPVGIDVERVADQSRVVHTAIGEFMRTFFEALAAVLLVSFLSLGFRTGSVVALTVPLVLAGTLICMLLFGMDMHRISLGALILALGLLVDDAMIAIEMMARKLEEGWDRMRAATYAYRATAFPMLTGTLITIAGFLPVGLAKSQAGEYTVAIFQVVAISLLLSWIGAVTFTPYLGFLMLKVRANSGTLRYDLFDTPFYNRLRRWVGACVENRKTVIIGTVALFGVGVATLTQVPEQFFPLSNRPEVIIDLWLPEGSSFTQTEAAAKRMEAVLAKDEDVVNYATYLGGGSPRFFLLIVQQLANTNLAEFVVMTKDNGARERVMQRIRLALATDFPEVRGRVMRLNVGPPMDYPVVFRVFGEDPIVLRTLADRVAEVVRGNPQTVDVNDDWHERLPSFRLMLDQDKARALGVSTSSLSQALQAHYTGIPVGQFREDDKLIDIVWRAQKNLRVTADGLPGVTIRTANGRSAPLAQFVKFETVFEDGVRWRRNRFPAISIRADVIEGKLAPDVAAQIIPQLKSIEAQLPAGYFIETGAAKEDAWIAQKSIIIWIPLVVIATLVLLMVQLQNLSRTFLVFVTAPLGVIGAAFALLLFRAPFGFVALLGILALAGMIMRNSVILVDQIEQDEKAGRDTWSAIVESTVRRFRPILLTAAAAILAMIPLSRNDFFGPQAIAIMGGLTVATALTIFFVPALYAAWFKVERTPQEKSAEMARPLYPTHIGMPDEQSVAVPGGVA; encoded by the coding sequence ATGAAAGACTTCAATCTGAGCGAATGGGTCCTCACGCACCGCGCGTTCACCAGTTTTGTGATGGTGCTGGTGCTGTTGGGTGGGATTTTCGCGTATTTCCAACTGCGACAGCGGGAAGATCCGGAATTCACGTTTCGGGTCATGGTCGTCAAAACCATATACCCCGGCGCCACCGCGCTGGAAGTGGAACAGCAAGTGACCGACCGGCTGGAAAAGAAAATTCAGGAACTGCCAAACCTGGATTATGTGCGCAGTTACTCGAAACCCGGCGAATCGGTGATTTTTATCACGCCCCGTGAAGATACGCCACCCAAAGACATTCCAGATCTCTGGTATCAAGTGCGCAAGAAGGTGGGCGACATCCGGATGACGCTTCCTCCGGGGATCGTCGGACCATTTTTCAATGACGAGTTTGGCGATACCTACAGCCTGGTCTATGCCTTTTCTGGCGAGGGCTATAGCTATGCCGAGCTTAAACAGATAGTCGATTCGACCCGTCAGCAACTCCTGCGCGTGAAGGATGTTGAGAAAGTCGAGCTCATCGGCGTCCAGGATGAAAAGATTTTTGTCGAGTTTTCCGACAAGCAGCTGGCCGAACTCGGCCTGGACGCTTCGGTGGTTGCCGTGGCCTTGCAGGCGCAGAACGGCATGGCACCGGCCGGAACGGTGATTTCCCCACAGCACAATATCCACCTCCGACTCACCGGCTCCTTCGACTCGGTGGAAAGCATGGCGAACCTTCCAGTGCGTATCGAAGGCCGAACCTTGCGCGTCGGCGATTTTGCCACGGTCACTCGGGGCTACATCGACCCGTCCGAATTCAAGATGCGCTTCAACGGCAAAGAGGTTATTGGCCTCGGCGTTACCATGAACAAAAACGGCGACGTGCTGGAATTGGGAAAGGCGCTGGAAGTAACCATGAGTCGCATCGAGGAGGGACTTCCTGTCGGCATCGACGTGGAACGGGTCGCTGACCAATCGCGGGTGGTCCATACCGCCATCGGCGAATTCATGCGCACCTTCTTCGAGGCCTTGGCGGCGGTGCTGCTCGTCAGCTTTCTGAGTCTAGGATTTCGAACCGGCTCCGTTGTAGCGCTCACGGTGCCCCTGGTTTTAGCCGGCACGCTGATATGTATGCTGCTGTTTGGGATGGACATGCATCGTATCTCTCTGGGGGCGTTGATCCTTGCCCTTGGCCTCCTGGTAGACGACGCGATGATCGCCATCGAGATGATGGCACGCAAACTCGAAGAGGGCTGGGATCGGATGCGCGCCGCCACCTATGCCTACCGCGCCACTGCGTTTCCAATGTTGACTGGAACATTGATCACCATTGCGGGCTTTCTGCCGGTAGGCCTGGCGAAGTCGCAAGCTGGGGAATACACGGTGGCGATTTTCCAGGTGGTGGCAATTTCGTTGTTGCTGTCATGGATCGGCGCGGTGACCTTCACGCCCTATTTGGGATTTTTGATGCTCAAAGTCCGTGCGAATTCCGGGACGCTCCGATACGACTTGTTCGATACACCGTTCTATAACCGGTTGCGCCGTTGGGTGGGTGCGTGTGTTGAGAATCGTAAGACCGTCATCATCGGCACGGTGGCATTATTCGGCGTCGGTGTCGCGACTCTGACTCAAGTTCCCGAACAGTTCTTCCCGCTCTCTAACAGACCCGAAGTCATTATCGACCTCTGGTTGCCGGAGGGTAGTTCCTTCACGCAAACCGAAGCCGCCGCCAAGCGCATGGAGGCGGTTCTCGCCAAGGATGAAGATGTGGTGAATTATGCGACCTATCTCGGTGGTGGGAGTCCGCGCTTTTTCCTGCTCATCGTCCAACAATTGGCGAATACTAATTTGGCCGAATTTGTGGTGATGACCAAAGACAACGGCGCACGCGAACGGGTGATGCAACGTATTCGATTGGCCCTCGCCACGGATTTCCCGGAGGTGCGCGGACGTGTCATGCGCCTCAATGTCGGACCGCCGATGGACTATCCGGTGGTGTTCAGGGTGTTCGGCGAAGATCCCATAGTCCTTCGAACCCTCGCGGACCGGGTGGCCGAGGTCGTGCGCGGCAACCCCCAGACAGTGGATGTCAACGATGACTGGCATGAGCGCCTCCCCTCGTTCCGTCTCATGCTCGACCAGGACAAGGCGCGTGCGCTCGGAGTCTCAACGTCAAGCCTCTCACAAGCATTGCAAGCTCACTACACGGGAATCCCCGTCGGGCAGTTCCGTGAGGACGACAAGCTCATCGACATCGTGTGGCGGGCGCAAAAGAACCTGCGCGTCACAGCCGACGGATTACCCGGCGTTACGATTCGCACGGCCAACGGGCGGTCGGCACCGCTAGCCCAATTCGTCAAGTTTGAAACCGTGTTCGAGGACGGCGTGCGCTGGCGCCGCAACCGCTTCCCGGCTATCTCGATCCGCGCCGACGTGATTGAGGGCAAGCTCGCCCCTGACGTGGCGGCGCAAATCATTCCTCAGCTCAAATCCATCGAAGCACAACTACCCGCCGGCTATTTCATCGAGACCGGCGCAGCTAAGGAGGACGCCTGGATCGCCCAGAAATCCATCATCATCTGGATACCCTTGGTGGTTATCGCGACACTCGTGCTGCTGATGGTGCAGTTGCAGAATCTGTCCCGGACCTTCCTAGTATTCGTCACTGCGCCCTTGGGGGTGATTGGCGCGGCATTCGCCCTGCTACTGTTCCGGGCTCCCTTCGGCTTTGTGGCCCTACTCGGTATCCTCGCGCTGGCCGGCATGATTATGCGCAACTCGGTGATCCTCGTCGATCAGATCGAACAGGACGAAAAGGCCGGACGTGACACCTGGTCCGCCATCGTCGAATCGACGGTGCGACGTTTCCGGCCCATTTTGTTGACGGCGGCGGCGGCCATTCTGGCCATGATACCGCTGTCGCGCAACGACTTCTTTGGGCCCCAGGCGATCGCGATCATGGGTGGGCTGACGGTAGCCACTGCGCTGACGATCTTCTTTGTTCCGGCACTCTATGCCGCGTGGTTTAAGGTCGAACGGACGCCTCAGGAGAAGAGCGCAGAGATGGCGCGTCCGTTGTATCCAACGCATATCGGTATGCCAGATGAACAGTCGGTTGCTGTTCCGGGAGGTGTCGCATGA
- a CDS encoding TolC family protein — protein MKAWYSTIVLFLSLMGLGGCTPTRVSDHLTLVVPEHWQNAPDTQPVWASKNLSEWWKGFGDPVLNDLIGQALAANHDLRLAKARVREAKAMVIVTESALYPSIDFFSFGGREKRIDRIVGVPGQQGIELITPTADVITGGLAARWEVDVFGSRHLEAEAAIAQSAGTEEAHRAVQVGLLAQVATNYLELRGIQQRTNILQDNIQVQRERLRALQAFYKAGLVNDMDVARQESLLHNTVGTLPVLTSTAKNLMHRLSVLLGETPARLEERLTHSMPLTVTMPSIPTLLPSSVLEQRPDLRLAHTEVSAAAASLGAARANLLPKFVLSASGGFGALAVGGFPGLAEGVYALGAGLTAPIFNAGRIKAHITAADARLDHVAANYEKTFLLALEDTENAYVAHTAALERRDQLVLAETAAERSHTHAQAFYQRGAADFISVLDAQRTKLSTSDERTQAETAVRVSLVSIYRAFGGGWSDQSMVGTD, from the coding sequence ATGAAAGCCTGGTATTCAACGATAGTCTTGTTTTTGTCGTTAATGGGACTGGGCGGCTGTACGCCGACGCGGGTTAGTGATCACCTTACTCTCGTAGTTCCGGAACATTGGCAAAACGCCCCTGATACTCAACCGGTCTGGGCGTCCAAGAATCTCAGCGAGTGGTGGAAGGGGTTCGGGGACCCCGTGTTGAATGACTTGATCGGCCAAGCACTGGCCGCCAACCACGATCTCCGGCTAGCCAAGGCACGCGTGCGTGAAGCTAAGGCCATGGTCATAGTCACTGAATCGGCGCTCTACCCCAGCATTGATTTCTTCTCTTTCGGCGGCCGGGAAAAAAGAATAGACAGAATTGTTGGAGTGCCGGGTCAACAGGGCATTGAGCTGATTACTCCCACCGCCGATGTGATCACTGGCGGACTGGCGGCCCGGTGGGAAGTCGACGTGTTCGGTAGTAGACATCTTGAAGCGGAGGCTGCCATCGCGCAGTCCGCGGGAACCGAAGAGGCCCATCGTGCGGTGCAAGTGGGATTGTTGGCCCAGGTCGCAACGAATTATCTGGAACTGCGCGGGATACAGCAGCGTACCAATATCCTGCAGGACAATATTCAGGTCCAGCGTGAACGCCTGAGAGCCCTGCAAGCCTTCTATAAAGCTGGCTTGGTCAATGACATGGATGTTGCCCGTCAGGAGTCTCTGCTGCACAATACCGTGGGTACCCTGCCAGTCCTGACAAGCACGGCGAAAAACTTAATGCATCGACTCAGTGTCCTACTGGGAGAAACGCCGGCGAGATTGGAAGAACGATTGACTCATTCCATGCCGCTGACCGTCACCATGCCGAGCATCCCCACGCTTCTCCCGTCGAGTGTGCTGGAGCAGAGACCGGATTTACGGCTTGCACACACGGAAGTCAGTGCGGCCGCTGCCAGCCTCGGTGCGGCGCGAGCAAATTTACTTCCGAAATTCGTTTTGTCGGCGAGCGGCGGCTTCGGCGCACTGGCGGTCGGCGGATTTCCGGGTCTCGCAGAAGGTGTATATGCGCTTGGTGCGGGATTGACGGCGCCGATATTCAATGCTGGTCGCATCAAAGCCCATATCACCGCGGCGGATGCTCGGCTCGATCATGTAGCAGCCAATTACGAGAAGACCTTTCTGCTCGCCTTAGAGGATACGGAAAATGCCTATGTCGCGCATACCGCAGCCCTGGAGCGCCGCGATCAATTGGTCCTGGCTGAGACGGCGGCGGAGCGATCCCACACCCATGCCCAAGCCTTCTACCAACGCGGTGCTGCGGACTTCATATCGGTTCTCGACGCCCAGCGAACAAAGCTTTCAACCAGCGACGAGCGTACCCAGGCCGAGACTGCGGTGCGTGTTTCTCTGGTCTCAATCTACAGAGCTTTCGGCGGTGGTTGGTCTGACCAATCCATGGTGGGGACAGATTGA
- a CDS encoding regulator, translating to MTASKPAVWVPGDWNALFGFGTNILLNLLVLTGLLRFVLKMPDSLVFGRILPACGLMLFMSTMYYAWLAYQLAKTSGRHDVTALPSGTSVPHMFVVVFVIMLPITLQTGDPIKGWEAGLTWVFVQSFVLMIGGFIAPWIRKVTPRAALLGTLAGVSIAFISMRPALEMFMTPLIGLICFAIILVSWLGGVRYFKGIPAGLVAIAFGTLIAWGSTAFGLNYGGMTLDKLVGSFSNFGFSVPIPSLGHVFAGFEYLGIILVTAIPFGIYDLVEAVDNVESAAAAGDSFPTTRVLTADGIISLIGCLMGNPFILAVYIGQPGWKAIGGRIGYSAATGMLVIVLAWFGIISVMMALIPVVAIAPILLYIGMLIGSQAFLETPRTHAPAIILGLVPHVAAWGKLQIEGALGAAGTNVAAVGLDKLGQVGVLYHGLQVIGGGAILGGLVLTSIAVFVIDRSFSKAGVFALVGAVFTFFGFMHGEAIGLAQSPVVALAYLGVAGVMFGCARYATTAPPAVEAHPHSAIVQAG from the coding sequence ATGACCGCGAGCAAGCCTGCTGTCTGGGTACCCGGCGACTGGAACGCCTTGTTCGGATTCGGCACCAACATCTTGCTCAACCTGCTGGTCCTCACCGGCCTGCTGCGATTCGTGCTGAAGATGCCGGACAGCCTCGTCTTCGGCCGCATTCTACCGGCCTGCGGCTTGATGCTGTTCATGAGTACCATGTACTACGCATGGCTCGCGTACCAATTGGCCAAAACAAGCGGACGCCACGATGTCACCGCGCTCCCATCGGGCACGAGTGTGCCACATATGTTCGTGGTGGTGTTTGTGATCATGCTGCCGATTACGCTGCAAACCGGCGATCCGATCAAGGGCTGGGAAGCAGGCCTGACCTGGGTGTTCGTTCAGAGCTTCGTGCTCATGATCGGCGGCTTCATCGCACCATGGATCCGCAAAGTCACACCCCGCGCAGCGCTGCTCGGTACGCTGGCCGGTGTTTCCATTGCGTTCATTTCCATGCGTCCAGCTCTGGAAATGTTCATGACGCCGCTGATCGGGCTCATCTGTTTCGCAATCATCTTAGTCAGCTGGCTGGGCGGAGTGCGTTACTTCAAGGGCATCCCCGCGGGACTGGTGGCCATTGCCTTCGGCACGCTGATCGCTTGGGGCTCAACGGCATTTGGTCTGAACTATGGTGGGATGACCCTGGACAAGTTGGTCGGCTCCTTCTCGAATTTTGGTTTTTCGGTTCCAATACCCTCACTCGGTCACGTGTTTGCCGGTTTTGAATATCTCGGCATCATCTTGGTCACTGCCATCCCGTTCGGGATCTACGATTTGGTGGAAGCCGTCGACAATGTCGAAAGTGCCGCCGCAGCCGGCGACAGTTTTCCGACGACACGCGTGCTCACCGCCGACGGCATCATCAGCCTGATCGGCTGCCTGATGGGCAATCCGTTCATCCTCGCCGTCTACATCGGCCAGCCGGGGTGGAAAGCGATCGGCGGTCGCATCGGCTATTCCGCCGCAACCGGCATGCTGGTCATCGTGCTGGCCTGGTTCGGCATCATTTCAGTCATGATGGCACTGATCCCGGTTGTGGCTATCGCGCCGATCCTGCTCTACATCGGCATGCTGATTGGGTCGCAAGCGTTCCTGGAAACGCCGCGCACCCACGCTCCGGCCATTATCCTCGGGCTGGTCCCGCATGTCGCGGCGTGGGGGAAGCTGCAGATCGAAGGCGCGCTGGGCGCCGCCGGTACCAATGTTGCCGCTGTCGGACTCGACAAACTCGGTCAGGTCGGCGTCCTCTACCACGGGCTTCAGGTCATCGGCGGTGGCGCGATTCTCGGCGGACTGGTGTTGACTTCGATTGCCGTATTCGTGATCGACCGATCGTTTTCCAAGGCAGGTGTGTTTGCTCTTGTCGGTGCCGTGTTCACGTTCTTCGGATTCATGCACGGCGAGGCGATCGGCCTCGCTCAATCACCGGTCGTCGCCCTCGCCTATTTGGGTGTCGCAGGCGTCATGTTCGGATGCGCACGATACGCGACCACGGCGCCACCGGCCGTCGAAGCCCATCCGCACAGCGCCATTGTTCAAGCTGGTTGA
- a CDS encoding deoxyhypusine synthase family protein: protein MATREFHDGARDGLEALEPLDPDKITSFTDLLEAMGKTAFGGRHLGKAFDVLWAMIEDPDCHVVMTLSGAMTIAKMGKIITKMIDEGMVQCIISTGALMAHGLSESVGKTHYRHDPSMSDEELFRKGYNRVYDTLEMEANLNYVEHVVTQTLKRLDHDRPLSSETLTRELGKTLAEEFGGDGILKSAYLKKVPVFIPAFTDSEVGLDVGTWAMAREVDRARSRAGQGGDLAVLRAIHQSCPSFNPYLDLNSYADHVLSAKRLGIFTIGGGVPRNWAQQVGPYIEIGNLRLGLTVKPPRFHYGVRICPEPDYWGGLSGCTYQEGLSWGKFVTPNDGGRFAEVLSDATVVWPLLMMGILERKKAGAVDRVGDR, encoded by the coding sequence ATGGCAACGCGCGAGTTTCATGACGGTGCTCGAGACGGGTTGGAAGCGCTTGAACCGCTTGATCCCGACAAGATCACCTCGTTCACCGATTTGCTCGAAGCCATGGGCAAGACCGCCTTCGGGGGACGGCATCTCGGTAAAGCGTTCGACGTGCTCTGGGCGATGATCGAGGACCCTGACTGCCATGTCGTCATGACGTTGTCCGGTGCGATGACGATCGCCAAGATGGGGAAGATCATCACGAAGATGATCGATGAAGGAATGGTGCAATGCATCATCTCGACCGGAGCGCTGATGGCTCACGGCCTCAGTGAATCGGTCGGCAAGACGCATTACCGGCATGACCCTTCGATGAGTGACGAAGAGCTCTTTAGGAAGGGGTACAATCGCGTCTACGACACGCTGGAAATGGAAGCGAACCTGAATTATGTCGAGCACGTTGTGACCCAGACGTTGAAACGTCTCGATCACGATCGACCGCTTTCATCAGAAACCCTTACAAGAGAACTCGGCAAGACTTTGGCAGAGGAATTCGGCGGCGATGGAATACTGAAAAGCGCCTACCTGAAAAAGGTGCCCGTGTTTATTCCTGCGTTCACCGATTCAGAGGTAGGACTCGATGTGGGAACGTGGGCGATGGCGCGGGAAGTTGATCGGGCACGATCACGTGCAGGACAAGGAGGTGACTTGGCCGTCTTGCGAGCCATTCACCAATCTTGCCCGTCGTTCAATCCCTATCTGGATCTCAATAGCTATGCGGACCATGTTCTTTCGGCCAAACGACTCGGAATTTTTACGATCGGAGGGGGCGTCCCACGGAACTGGGCTCAACAGGTCGGTCCGTACATCGAAATCGGCAATCTTCGTTTGGGGCTCACCGTGAAACCCCCGCGATTCCATTACGGAGTAAGAATTTGTCCAGAGCCGGACTATTGGGGTGGTCTCAGCGGCTGCACGTATCAAGAAGGGCTTTCCTGGGGAAAATTTGTCACACCGAATGACGGGGGACGATTCGCTGAAGTGTTGAGCGATGCGACGGTGGTATGGCCCCTGTTGATGATGGGGATTTTGGAGAGAAAGAAAGCCGGTGCTGTGGATCGGGTGGGCGATCGATGA
- a CDS encoding thioredoxin domain-containing protein: MMGRRLIQSVICGGLLWSSVVFAGDSLEADVRMRGQANAPVTLIEYSDFTCGYCLKFFKDTWPRIQARYVDTGKVRFVYRDFPRADQGPGVDAATAARCAGAQGKYWAMHDRLFAERGRLDKDVYLRHTAALGLDQSAFERCVKDGRYSKSIFEDRQEANRWGFHGTPGFILMKTASEPTDKEPAVAIPGAFPFEMFAEEIDRLLASVQQ; the protein is encoded by the coding sequence ATGATGGGGCGACGATTGATTCAGTCTGTCATTTGCGGTGGCCTCTTGTGGTCCTCCGTTGTCTTTGCCGGAGATTCGCTTGAGGCCGATGTTCGGATGAGGGGACAAGCGAATGCTCCCGTGACGTTGATCGAATACTCGGACTTCACATGCGGATATTGCTTGAAATTTTTCAAGGATACGTGGCCGCGCATCCAGGCCCGCTATGTGGATACCGGGAAAGTGCGATTCGTCTATCGGGATTTCCCTCGTGCGGATCAGGGCCCGGGTGTTGACGCCGCCACGGCGGCGCGCTGTGCCGGCGCGCAGGGAAAATACTGGGCGATGCACGACCGCTTGTTTGCCGAAAGAGGCCGACTCGACAAGGACGTCTATCTCCGGCATACAGCGGCACTCGGTCTTGATCAGTCCGCGTTTGAACGGTGCGTGAAGGACGGGCGATATAGCAAATCGATCTTTGAAGATCGGCAGGAGGCCAATCGGTGGGGGTTTCATGGAACTCCGGGCTTCATTCTCATGAAAACGGCCAGTGAGCCGACGGACAAAGAGCCGGCCGTCGCGATTCCCGGAGCGTTTCCATTCGAGATGTTTGCGGAAGAAATTGACCGGCTTCTGGCAAGTGTTCAGCAGTAG
- a CDS encoding aldehyde dehydrogenase family protein, with translation MQESRPFLVHGQWKHGEATASVVDPFTGQLIAEVAQATEADVDQAIASTYSAAATMGQLPSHARYNILQQIAALIYRRRDEFARTITMEAGKPISDAKREVSRAVQTFTVAAEEARRIAGEVVPLDWTPGSDTHLGVLRRFPIGPVLGITPFNFPLNLVAHKVAPALASGNSILIKPAPQTPLTALLLGEVAMEAGLPAGALNVVPCDNVLAERMVVDPRFKLLSFTGSASIGWMLKAKCGKKKITLELGGNAGVVIEPDADIELAAQRCAAGGFGYAGQTCISVQRIFVHHSIADLFTTKLLMHVARLKTGDPNDETTSIGPLIDHAAAQRVESWIGEAVAEGARVLLGGKRMGSLVEATVLSNVKLDMKVSCNEVFGPVVTVTPYRQLSEAVALLNQSDFGLQAGIFTQDINKIFYAFRHVEVGAVLANEIPTFRADHMPYGGVKDSGLGREGVRAAIEDMTEPRLLIMNLKDPSGQPEKSV, from the coding sequence GTGCAGGAATCACGTCCGTTTCTGGTTCACGGTCAATGGAAGCACGGCGAGGCCACGGCCTCTGTTGTTGATCCGTTCACCGGACAGCTCATCGCCGAGGTCGCCCAGGCGACGGAGGCTGATGTAGACCAGGCCATTGCATCCACCTACAGTGCGGCTGCGACCATGGGGCAACTCCCGTCGCATGCCCGATATAATATTCTCCAACAGATCGCCGCGCTGATTTATCGACGCCGAGACGAGTTTGCCCGAACGATCACCATGGAGGCGGGCAAGCCGATCTCCGATGCCAAGCGTGAAGTCAGCCGGGCGGTGCAGACTTTTACCGTCGCAGCCGAAGAAGCGAGGCGTATCGCGGGTGAGGTTGTGCCGCTGGATTGGACGCCCGGCTCCGATACGCATTTGGGTGTGCTGCGCCGTTTTCCGATTGGTCCCGTTCTCGGCATTACTCCATTCAACTTTCCGCTGAATCTTGTGGCGCACAAAGTGGCGCCGGCGCTGGCTTCCGGCAATTCAATTCTCATCAAACCGGCTCCTCAGACTCCTTTGACGGCCCTCCTCCTTGGAGAGGTGGCGATGGAAGCGGGACTTCCTGCTGGCGCGCTCAATGTGGTGCCGTGCGACAATGTTCTTGCCGAGCGGATGGTCGTCGATCCGCGGTTCAAGTTGCTCAGTTTCACGGGAAGCGCCTCGATCGGATGGATGTTGAAGGCGAAGTGCGGGAAGAAGAAAATAACACTAGAGCTCGGCGGCAACGCCGGCGTCGTGATCGAGCCGGATGCCGACATTGAACTTGCGGCACAGCGTTGCGCTGCGGGAGGATTTGGGTACGCCGGCCAGACGTGCATTTCGGTGCAACGAATCTTCGTTCACCATTCGATCGCCGATTTGTTTACGACCAAGCTCCTCATGCATGTCGCCCGGTTGAAGACCGGAGATCCGAACGACGAGACGACGAGCATCGGCCCGCTCATCGACCACGCGGCCGCCCAACGGGTGGAAAGTTGGATCGGCGAAGCCGTGGCAGAAGGAGCGCGCGTCCTGTTGGGAGGCAAGCGGATGGGTTCCTTGGTGGAGGCGACGGTACTGTCGAATGTGAAGCTCGACATGAAGGTCTCGTGCAACGAGGTCTTCGGACCGGTCGTCACCGTCACTCCGTATCGTCAATTGAGCGAGGCTGTGGCACTGCTGAATCAATCCGATTTCGGATTGCAGGCCGGCATTTTCACGCAAGACATCAACAAGATCTTTTACGCCTTCCGTCATGTGGAAGTCGGCGCTGTCTTGGCGAATGAAATTCCCACGTTTCGAGCGGATCATATGCCCTATGGAGGCGTGAAAGATTCCGGATTAGGGCGAGAGGGTGTTCGCGCGGCGATTGAAGATATGACGGAGCCGCGGTTATTGATCATGAACCTCAAAGACCCGTCAGGCCAGCCCGAAAAAAGTGTCTAG
- a CDS encoding arginine decarboxylase, pyruvoyl-dependent, producing MMVPTHMFLTRGVGVHKEKLASFEEALRSAGVAYCNLVSVSSILPPNCKIIPRKRGEKLLKPGEITFCVMARSETNERNQLVSASVGLAKPTDRGTYGYLSEHHAHGETDEETGEYTEDLAAQMLATTLGVEFDPNVAWKEREQVFKMGGKIVRTLNITQSAVGKKGKWTTVIALAVFIPAENVPNRSRK from the coding sequence ATGATGGTACCTACGCATATGTTTTTAACGAGAGGGGTGGGGGTCCACAAAGAAAAATTGGCCTCCTTCGAAGAAGCGTTGCGCAGCGCCGGTGTGGCCTATTGCAACCTCGTCAGCGTCTCTTCCATCCTTCCACCGAATTGTAAGATCATCCCCCGAAAGCGCGGTGAAAAGCTGTTGAAACCCGGAGAGATTACGTTTTGCGTCATGGCCCGTTCCGAGACCAACGAACGAAACCAACTGGTTTCGGCTTCGGTCGGCCTCGCCAAGCCCACTGATCGAGGCACCTATGGGTATCTCTCAGAGCATCATGCTCATGGTGAGACGGATGAGGAAACCGGAGAGTATACGGAAGATCTCGCCGCGCAAATGCTGGCGACGACGTTAGGAGTTGAATTCGATCCGAATGTCGCCTGGAAAGAGCGCGAACAGGTTTTTAAGATGGGCGGAAAGATCGTGCGAACCCTGAATATCACCCAGTCGGCTGTCGGCAAGAAGGGGAAGTGGACAACGGTCATCGCGCTGGCGGTCTTCATTCCGGCTGAGAATGTGCCCAACCGCTCTCGCAAGTAA
- the speB gene encoding agmatinase, with protein MTLPSGWEGPEHNFLGIDEPWCHPDQAGVYVLPAPYEHTSSYIQGSDRGPSAILEASSQVEFYDEQLRFEPYQEWGGIATASPLDLKGKVDRAAVDAIEAFVSPHVGVGRFLVTLTGEHTGALGAIRAHAKRYPDMTVVQIDAHGDLRNAYQGNPFSHASVMARVVEDGLALVQVGIRSISQEEIACIDATDRIKTFFAATILDPSGSYEGKAGKWIPDVVAACRTPVYLTFDCDGLDASIVPALGTPEPGGLGWYDTLNLVTALANGPGIVGMDVSEIAPIEGFVAPQFSIARLIYRILGRVKAGRRVH; from the coding sequence ATGACGCTTCCCTCGGGTTGGGAGGGGCCGGAGCACAATTTCCTGGGGATCGACGAACCCTGGTGTCATCCGGACCAAGCAGGCGTCTACGTGCTGCCGGCTCCCTACGAACACACCTCCAGTTACATCCAGGGATCAGACCGCGGCCCATCCGCCATCCTGGAAGCTTCGAGCCAGGTTGAATTCTATGACGAACAGCTGCGGTTTGAGCCCTATCAAGAATGGGGCGGAATCGCGACGGCTTCGCCCTTGGATCTCAAGGGGAAGGTCGATCGTGCCGCAGTCGATGCCATTGAAGCGTTTGTCTCACCGCATGTTGGAGTAGGGCGGTTTTTAGTCACGTTGACGGGTGAACACACTGGTGCGCTGGGAGCCATTCGAGCCCACGCGAAACGATACCCTGACATGACGGTTGTCCAGATCGATGCGCACGGCGATCTGCGAAATGCCTATCAAGGCAATCCGTTCAGCCACGCCAGTGTCATGGCGCGCGTCGTAGAGGACGGCTTAGCATTGGTGCAGGTGGGAATCCGATCGATCAGTCAGGAAGAGATTGCTTGTATTGACGCAACGGATCGGATCAAGACATTTTTTGCTGCAACGATCCTTGACCCTTCAGGTTCGTATGAAGGCAAAGCGGGAAAGTGGATTCCTGACGTGGTCGCCGCCTGTCGAACGCCGGTCTACTTAACGTTCGACTGCGACGGATTGGATGCGTCGATCGTTCCTGCGCTTGGAACTCCGGAACCAGGCGGCCTCGGATGGTACGATACCCTTAATCTCGTCACGGCGCTTGCCAACGGGCCGGGCATCGTGGGAATGGATGTCAGCGAGATCGCTCCAATCGAAGGGTTTGTGGCGCCACAATTTTCCATCGCGCGTCTGATCTATCGCATCCTGGGTCGAGTGAAGGCTGGCCGTCGCGTGCACTAA